From one Sulfurovum sp. UBA12169 genomic stretch:
- the rpoB gene encoding DNA-directed RNA polymerase subunit beta, which produces MLNSLHSGNRLRVDFSKTPREIEIPNLLQLQQKSYEDFLMMAEKDRKNSTLEKVFKASFPIHDQQNRLTLTYKNSEIIKPKYTVRECMERGLTYSVSLKMNIALTIWNRDEKTGEKLDPKEIKEQAVFVRDIPLMTDRTSFIVNGVERVIVNQLHRSPGVIFKEEEGAGAAIHKLLYSAQIIPDRGSWLYFEYDAKDILYARINKRRKIPVTILFRALDYSKEDIVKLFYPTKEISIKDNRFLVKFDAGDFEGRAEYDIKDTNGNIIVNAGKRLTKKKAQKLIEDGLQWIEYPLELLMERHLATPVVDQESGEVLYDVVTPLDEGKLKKMIDQGINTIHIINDLAEGTDASIINAFIADNESLRLLKQTENIDDENVLAAIRIYKVMRPGEPVTPEAAKAFLQQLFFDPERYDLTEVGRMKMNHKLGLDTPEYVTVLTAEDLIYTVKYLIKVKNGQGHIDDRDHLGNRRIRAIGELLGNELHSGLVKMQKAIRDKMTTISGSLDELMPHDLVNSKMITNTILEFFSSGQLSQFMDQTNPLSEVTHKRRLSALGEGGLVKERAGFEVRDVHPTHYGRICPIETPEGQNIGLINTLATYAKVNEHGFIEAPYKVVKNRQVTDEIIYITATQEEDKCIAPASTMVDENGYIIEELIETRLNGNIELNDSSRVDLIDVSPLMISGSAAALIPFLEHDDANRALMGSNMQRQAVPLLKTEAPVVGTGMEAVISRDAWECVKARRAGSVEKVDGKNIYIMGEDESGVFIDHYPLEKNMRTNQNTTFTQTPIVKLGDKICANQIIADGANMDQGELAIGKNILLAFMPWNGYNYEDAIVVSEKLIREDTFTSVHTYEKEVEARELKHGTEEITRDIPNIREDELLHLDESGIVKIGTYVKPGMILVGKVSPKGEIKPTPEERLLRAIFGEKAGHVVNKSLYCPASMEGVVVDIKVFTKKGYEKDARAIQAYEKEKAILDSDHHDQLLMIDREEILRISKYLAGETLSKDVTVGESEYQAGSKIPEEVIKEINRFALRGVVQSYKDEVQNEYEALKNYFLKQKKRLKNDHEEKLSVLEKDDILPSGVTKLVKIYIATKRKLKVGDKMAGRHGNKGIVSNIVPEIDMPYMEDGRPVDIILNPLGVPSRMNIGQILEVHLGLVGKKLGEQIQEMFENKQQNFIQNLKAKMIEIADVAKLMNAKEVLDEMDDESLLKYARDWSKGVKFAAPVFEGANQQEFEKLFALAKIADDGKMVLFDGKTGDQMIERVNVGYMYMLKLHHLVDEKMHARSTGPYSLVTQQPVGGKALFGGQRFGEMEVWALEAYGASHVLKEMLTIKSDDVEGRARAYRALTKGESVPESGVPETLFVLTKELQALGLDTELYEKKKVVEGEHE; this is translated from the coding sequence ATGTTAAATTCTTTACATTCTGGTAACAGACTTCGCGTCGATTTTTCAAAAACCCCAAGAGAAATTGAAATCCCAAATCTACTCCAACTTCAACAAAAAAGCTATGAAGACTTTTTGATGATGGCAGAAAAAGACAGAAAAAATTCTACTTTAGAAAAAGTATTTAAAGCCTCCTTTCCCATCCATGATCAGCAAAACAGACTGACGTTAACTTATAAAAATTCAGAAATTATCAAACCGAAATATACTGTAAGAGAGTGCATGGAGAGAGGATTAACCTATTCTGTCTCTCTAAAAATGAACATTGCCTTGACCATTTGGAACAGAGATGAAAAAACCGGTGAAAAGCTTGACCCAAAAGAGATCAAAGAACAAGCGGTTTTTGTTCGCGACATCCCGTTGATGACAGATCGTACATCATTTATTGTAAATGGTGTAGAAAGAGTCATTGTCAATCAGCTTCACAGATCTCCCGGTGTTATTTTTAAAGAAGAAGAAGGGGCCGGCGCAGCGATACACAAATTGCTTTATTCTGCACAGATTATTCCTGATCGCGGTTCATGGCTTTATTTTGAATACGATGCAAAAGATATTCTTTATGCTCGTATCAACAAGAGAAGAAAAATTCCTGTAACTATTTTATTTAGAGCGCTTGATTATTCAAAAGAAGATATTGTCAAACTTTTTTATCCTACAAAAGAGATTAGCATTAAAGACAATCGTTTTCTCGTAAAATTTGACGCAGGTGATTTTGAAGGAAGGGCCGAGTATGACATCAAAGATACCAATGGAAACATTATTGTCAATGCAGGAAAAAGGCTGACTAAGAAAAAAGCGCAAAAACTTATAGAAGACGGTTTGCAATGGATAGAATATCCGCTTGAATTGCTGATGGAAAGACATCTTGCAACGCCGGTAGTAGATCAAGAGAGCGGTGAAGTGCTTTATGATGTGGTTACTCCTTTAGATGAAGGAAAGCTTAAAAAAATGATCGATCAAGGCATTAATACGATTCATATTATTAATGATCTTGCGGAAGGTACGGATGCTTCAATTATTAATGCATTTATTGCCGACAATGAAAGCTTGAGACTTTTAAAACAAACAGAAAATATTGACGATGAAAATGTGCTTGCTGCGATCCGTATCTATAAGGTGATGAGACCCGGTGAACCCGTAACGCCTGAAGCAGCAAAAGCATTTTTGCAGCAGCTTTTCTTTGATCCTGAAAGATACGATCTTACAGAAGTAGGACGTATGAAGATGAATCATAAGCTAGGGCTTGATACGCCAGAATATGTAACTGTTTTAACGGCAGAAGACCTTATCTATACGGTAAAATATCTTATTAAAGTAAAAAATGGCCAGGGTCATATCGATGACAGAGACCACTTGGGAAATAGAAGAATCAGAGCTATCGGCGAACTTTTAGGCAATGAGCTCCATAGCGGACTTGTGAAGATGCAAAAAGCCATTAGAGACAAGATGACAACTATTTCCGGTTCACTCGATGAACTTATGCCTCATGATTTGGTAAATTCAAAAATGATTACCAATACGATTTTAGAGTTTTTCTCAAGCGGACAACTTTCACAATTTATGGATCAGACCAACCCTCTTTCAGAGGTTACGCACAAACGAAGACTCTCTGCGCTTGGAGAAGGCGGCTTGGTTAAAGAGAGAGCAGGATTTGAAGTAAGGGATGTACACCCGACACATTATGGTCGGATTTGTCCGATAGAAACACCTGAAGGACAAAATATCGGTCTTATAAATACGTTGGCAACTTATGCAAAAGTAAATGAGCATGGTTTTATTGAGGCGCCATATAAAGTGGTGAAAAATAGACAGGTTACCGATGAAATTATTTATATTACTGCAACGCAGGAAGAAGACAAATGTATTGCTCCGGCTTCAACAATGGTTGACGAGAATGGGTACATTATCGAAGAACTTATTGAAACAAGACTCAACGGAAACATTGAGCTAAATGATTCAAGCAGAGTAGACCTTATTGACGTTTCGCCATTAATGATCTCCGGTTCTGCTGCTGCATTGATTCCCTTTTTAGAGCATGATGATGCAAACCGTGCTTTGATGGGGTCAAACATGCAGCGCCAAGCCGTACCTTTGCTTAAAACAGAAGCACCGGTGGTTGGTACAGGAATGGAAGCGGTTATAAGCCGTGATGCATGGGAATGTGTGAAAGCAAGACGCGCGGGAAGTGTTGAAAAAGTAGACGGTAAAAATATTTATATCATGGGAGAAGATGAAAGCGGCGTATTTATAGACCATTATCCTCTTGAAAAGAATATGAGAACCAACCAAAATACGACGTTTACGCAAACGCCTATTGTAAAACTCGGAGATAAGATCTGCGCAAATCAAATTATCGCCGATGGTGCCAATATGGATCAGGGTGAACTTGCCATCGGTAAAAATATTCTTCTGGCTTTTATGCCATGGAATGGGTACAACTATGAAGATGCGATCGTTGTTTCCGAGAAGCTTATTCGCGAAGATACCTTTACTTCTGTTCATACGTATGAAAAAGAGGTAGAAGCCAGAGAACTCAAGCATGGCACAGAAGAGATTACGCGCGATATCCCCAATATCAGAGAAGATGAATTGCTTCATCTTGATGAAAGCGGTATCGTAAAAATTGGAACTTATGTAAAACCGGGGATGATTCTTGTGGGCAAGGTGAGTCCAAAAGGCGAGATTAAACCGACACCTGAGGAGAGACTTCTTAGGGCTATTTTTGGTGAAAAAGCAGGACATGTTGTAAATAAGTCGCTCTATTGTCCTGCTTCAATGGAGGGTGTCGTCGTGGACATCAAGGTCTTCACAAAAAAAGGCTATGAGAAAGATGCACGTGCCATTCAAGCTTATGAAAAAGAAAAAGCAATACTTGATTCTGACCATCATGATCAGCTTCTTATGATAGACAGAGAAGAGATTTTGCGTATATCAAAGTATCTTGCCGGAGAAACACTTTCGAAAGATGTTACTGTGGGTGAATCTGAATATCAGGCAGGTTCAAAAATTCCCGAAGAAGTTATCAAGGAGATCAATAGATTCGCCCTTAGAGGAGTCGTTCAGTCTTATAAAGATGAAGTGCAAAATGAATATGAGGCATTGAAAAATTATTTCTTGAAGCAGAAAAAAAGACTTAAAAACGATCATGAAGAGAAATTAAGCGTGCTCGAAAAAGACGATATTCTTCCAAGCGGCGTCACTAAATTGGTTAAAATTTATATTGCTACTAAAAGAAAACTAAAAGTTGGGGACAAGATGGCGGGTCGCCACGGGAATAAAGGTATCGTTTCAAATATTGTTCCAGAGATTGACATGCCGTATATGGAAGACGGAAGACCTGTTGATATTATTTTGAATCCTCTGGGGGTGCCTTCTCGTATGAATATCGGGCAAATCCTTGAGGTGCATTTAGGGCTTGTGGGCAAAAAATTGGGCGAACAGATCCAAGAGATGTTTGAAAATAAACAACAAAATTTCATCCAAAATCTTAAAGCTAAGATGATCGAGATCGCAGACGTAGCCAAACTAATGAATGCCAAAGAAGTACTTGATGAGATGGACGATGAGTCTTTACTTAAATATGCCCGCGACTGGTCTAAAGGGGTGAAGTTTGCAGCACCGGTATTTGAAGGCGCCAATCAGCAAGAATTTGAAAAACTTTTCGCATTGGCAAAGATAGCAGATGACGGAAAAATGGTACTTTTTGATGGAAAAACAGGTGATCAGATGATTGAAAGAGTCAATGTCGGGTATATGTATATGCTTAAACTCCACCATTTGGTTGATGAAAAAATGCATGCACGTTCAACCGGCCCATATTCACTTGTGACACAGCAGCCTGTCGGCGGTAAAGCCCTTTTTGGCGGACAAAGATTCGGAGAGATGGAGGTTTGGGCGCTTGAAGCTTATGGTGCATCTCATGTACTTAAAGAAATGCTAACTATCAAGTCTGATGACGTTGAAGGTAGAGCAAGAGCCTACAGGGCGTTAACCAAAGGCGAATCTGTGCCTGAATCAGGAGTGCCTGAAACATTGTTTGTATTGACGAAAGAACTACAAGCATTAGGATTGGATACAGAATTATATGAGAAGAAAAAAGTAGTGGAGGGTGAACATGAGTAA
- a CDS encoding 50S ribosomal protein L7/L12 → MAITKEDVIEFISNMSVLELSELVKEFEEKFGVSAQATVVAGAGAAVVEAAEEKTEFDVVLKDAGAKKINVIKVVRAVTGLGLKEAKDATENTPTTLKEGISKDEAEKIKKELEEAGAVCELK, encoded by the coding sequence ATGGCAATCACAAAAGAAGATGTAATTGAATTTATCTCAAACATGTCAGTTCTTGAGCTTTCTGAGCTTGTAAAAGAATTCGAAGAAAAATTTGGTGTATCTGCGCAGGCTACTGTTGTGGCTGGTGCAGGCGCTGCAGTAGTAGAAGCAGCAGAAGAGAAAACTGAATTTGACGTAGTACTTAAAGATGCAGGTGCTAAAAAAATCAATGTTATTAAAGTGGTAAGAGCAGTGACAGGTCTTGGTCTTAAAGAGGCTAAAGATGCAACTGAAAATACCCCTACTACTCTTAAAGAAGGCATCAGCAAAGACGAAGCTGAAAAAATCAAGAAAGAACTTGAAGAAGCCGGCGCTGTTTGCGAACTTAAATAA
- a CDS encoding 50S ribosomal protein L10: protein MTRTEKEQLVAQMTAEFKNAGAIIVCDYKGLGVKNLEVVRNFAKDEDLKVKVVKNKLAAIALKNAGCEVIDFKDTNLVIWGDEQITPCKIADKAAMEFKDKFMIKTGVIAGEVASLSTINAMAKLPSRDELLGMLLNVWNGPARSIAIGLQALAAKKTEEA, encoded by the coding sequence ATGACAAGAACCGAAAAAGAACAGTTGGTTGCTCAAATGACAGCCGAGTTTAAAAATGCCGGCGCAATCATTGTATGTGATTATAAAGGTTTAGGTGTTAAAAATCTTGAAGTGGTCAGAAATTTTGCAAAAGATGAAGATTTAAAAGTCAAGGTTGTAAAAAATAAACTTGCTGCCATTGCATTGAAAAATGCAGGTTGCGAAGTTATTGATTTTAAAGACACCAACCTTGTAATCTGGGGTGATGAACAAATCACACCTTGTAAGATTGCAGACAAAGCAGCTATGGAATTCAAAGATAAGTTCATGATCAAAACCGGAGTAATTGCCGGCGAGGTAGCAAGTCTAAGCACTATTAATGCTATGGCTAAACTTCCTTCAAGAGATGAACTTCTTGGTATGTTGCTTAATGTTTGGAATGGTCCTGCAAGAAGTATTGCAATCGGACTTCAAGCACTAGCGGCAAAAAAAACAGAAGAAGCTTAA
- a CDS encoding 50S ribosomal protein L1, with protein MSKRKEALLKKVDTTKVYSVNEAMATLKDLKSAKFDETVEVALNLNVDPRHADQMVRGSVVLPHGTGKTVRVAVFAKGAKADEATAAGADVVGSDDLIEQIQAGNINFDMVISTPDMMGVLGKVARVLGPKGLMPNPKTGTVTMDVAKAVENAKGGQVNFRVDKKGNIHAGIGKISFDENKLKENFKTFVESINKAKPAAAKGKYITNAAVSLTMSPSITLDASEVMDIK; from the coding sequence ATAAGTAAAAGAAAAGAAGCACTACTAAAAAAAGTAGATACAACAAAAGTGTACAGTGTAAATGAAGCGATGGCTACACTGAAAGATTTAAAATCTGCAAAATTCGATGAAACAGTCGAAGTGGCATTGAACCTAAATGTTGATCCAAGACACGCAGATCAAATGGTAAGAGGATCTGTAGTGCTTCCTCACGGGACAGGCAAAACAGTAAGAGTTGCTGTATTTGCAAAAGGCGCTAAGGCAGATGAAGCAACTGCGGCAGGTGCGGATGTAGTAGGTTCAGATGATCTTATTGAGCAAATTCAAGCAGGAAATATCAATTTTGATATGGTTATTTCAACACCTGATATGATGGGTGTGCTTGGTAAGGTTGCAAGAGTGCTTGGACCAAAAGGTCTTATGCCAAACCCTAAAACAGGTACTGTAACAATGGATGTAGCTAAAGCAGTTGAAAATGCCAAAGGCGGTCAAGTGAACTTTAGAGTAGATAAAAAAGGGAATATCCATGCCGGTATCGGTAAAATAAGCTTTGATGAAAATAAACTCAAAGAAAATTTTAAAACATTTGTTGAGAGTATCAATAAAGCTAAACCGGCAGCAGCAAAAGGTAAATATATTACCAATGCAGCTGTATCATTGACAATGAGTCCATCTATTACCTTGGATGCCTCAGAAGTAATGGATATCAAATAA
- the rplK gene encoding 50S ribosomal protein L11, giving the protein MAKKIAAKFKLMIPAGAANPSPPVGPACGQRGVNIMEFCKAFNERTKDKAGFKIPVEVTVYADKSFTFVTKQPPASDLIKRAANIKKGTDNPLLNKVGTITQAKLDEIVDQKIADLNTNDREMAAKIIAGSCRSMGVEIVD; this is encoded by the coding sequence ATGGCAAAAAAAATAGCCGCAAAATTTAAGCTTATGATCCCTGCGGGGGCAGCAAATCCATCACCGCCTGTTGGTCCTGCATGTGGTCAACGTGGCGTGAACATTATGGAGTTTTGTAAAGCTTTTAATGAAAGAACAAAAGATAAAGCAGGATTTAAAATTCCGGTTGAAGTGACTGTGTATGCAGATAAAAGTTTTACGTTTGTCACAAAACAGCCACCGGCAAGTGATCTTATCAAGAGAGCTGCCAATATTAAAAAAGGTACTGATAATCCTCTTTTGAATAAAGTGGGAACTATCACGCAAGCAAAACTTGACGAAATTGTTGACCAAAAAATTGCAGACCTTAATACAAACGACAGAGAGATGGCAGCAAAAATTATTGCTGGTTCTTGCAGAAGTATGGGTGTAGAAATCGTAGACTAA
- a CDS encoding transcription termination/antitermination protein NusG, whose amino-acid sequence MAYQWYAIQTYAGSERSVKRAIEQLVKDYGLEEKLERVVVPTEEVIEVKNGVKKITERSLYSGYAFAHIDLDTDLWHKIQSLPKVSRFIGEQKTPTALSEADIKLILEKMEKKSAPRPKVDFETGEVVRIVDGPFANFTGMVEEYDLDHGKLRLNVSIFGRNTPVEILYTQVEKII is encoded by the coding sequence ATGGCTTATCAGTGGTATGCAATTCAAACATATGCAGGCAGCGAACGATCTGTCAAAAGAGCAATTGAGCAACTTGTAAAAGATTACGGTCTTGAGGAAAAACTAGAAAGAGTAGTTGTCCCGACAGAAGAAGTAATTGAAGTAAAAAACGGTGTAAAAAAAATTACAGAAAGATCTTTATATTCAGGGTATGCTTTTGCACATATAGACCTGGATACTGACCTTTGGCATAAAATCCAAAGTTTACCAAAAGTATCTAGATTTATCGGTGAACAAAAAACACCAACCGCGCTTAGTGAAGCAGATATCAAACTTATCTTGGAAAAAATGGAGAAAAAAAGTGCTCCTAGACCTAAGGTAGACTTTGAAACAGGCGAAGTGGTACGTATTGTAGACGGACCATTCGCAAACTTTACAGGCATGGTTGAGGAGTATGATCTTGACCACGGTAAATTGAGATTAAATGTCTCTATATTTGGTAGAAATACACCGGTAGAAATACTTTACACGCAAGTAGAGAAAATTATCTAA
- a CDS encoding preprotein translocase subunit SecE — translation MGKISTFIAHAKSEIHKVIFPTKVQVRQAFLAVVLVVTVISIFLALVDLVMSSIVSSVL, via the coding sequence ATGGGAAAAATTTCAACATTTATTGCACATGCAAAAAGCGAAATTCATAAAGTAATATTTCCAACAAAAGTACAAGTAAGACAAGCATTTTTAGCAGTTGTTCTCGTAGTGACTGTCATATCAATATTTTTAGCATTGGTTGACTTAGTAATGTCATCCATCGTATCATCAGTTTTATAG
- the rpmG gene encoding 50S ribosomal protein L33 — MRETVHLGCEKCTRRNYHTTKNKKTTTEKLALKKYCKWCKEHTVHKEMKL; from the coding sequence ATGAGAGAAACAGTTCATTTAGGTTGTGAAAAGTGTACAAGAAGAAACTATCACACCACTAAAAATAAAAAAACAACAACAGAAAAACTTGCACTTAAAAAATATTGTAAATGGTGCAAAGAACATACTGTTCATAAAGAGATGAAGCTGTAA
- the tuf gene encoding elongation factor Tu, with protein sequence MAKAKFERTKPHVNIGTIGHVDHGKTTLTAAITAVLATKNNSAFMDYDQIDNAPEERERGITIATSHVEYETDKRHYAHVDCPGHADYVKNMITGAAQMDGAILVIAATDGPMAQTREHILLSKQVGVPYIVVFLNKEDQLDEEDREEMLELVEMEVRELLSEYDFPGDDTPIIAGSAYQALEEAKAGNLGPWADKIFTLMDAVDSYIPEPVRDVDQAFLMPIEDIFTIQGRGTVVTGKIDRGQVCVGNEVEIVGIKNTQKTTVTGVEMFRKEMDCGQAGDNCGVLIRGIGKDDVQRGMVLCKPGSITPHTKFEAEVYVLTKEEGGRHTPFFNNYRPQFYVRTTDVTGSIELQEGTEMVMPGDNVKVNVELIAPVALEDGTRFAIREGGRTVGAGVVTKVIA encoded by the coding sequence ATGGCTAAAGCAAAATTCGAACGAACCAAACCGCATGTTAATATCGGTACTATCGGTCACGTTGACCACGGTAAAACTACTTTGACAGCTGCAATTACAGCGGTTCTTGCAACTAAAAACAACTCTGCATTTATGGACTATGATCAAATTGATAATGCTCCAGAAGAGAGAGAAAGAGGGATTACCATCGCTACTTCTCACGTAGAGTATGAAACAGATAAAAGACACTATGCCCACGTTGACTGTCCGGGTCACGCCGATTATGTAAAAAACATGATTACCGGTGCTGCTCAAATGGACGGAGCAATTTTGGTAATTGCTGCTACTGATGGACCAATGGCTCAAACAAGAGAGCATATCCTTCTTTCTAAACAAGTCGGTGTTCCGTATATCGTAGTTTTCCTAAACAAAGAAGATCAGCTTGACGAAGAAGACAGAGAAGAAATGCTTGAGCTTGTAGAGATGGAAGTAAGAGAACTTCTTTCAGAATACGACTTTCCGGGAGACGATACTCCAATCATTGCCGGTTCAGCGTATCAAGCGCTTGAAGAAGCAAAAGCTGGTAACCTTGGACCATGGGCTGATAAAATTTTTACACTTATGGATGCTGTAGATAGCTATATCCCAGAGCCTGTAAGAGATGTGGATCAAGCTTTCTTGATGCCAATCGAAGATATTTTTACAATCCAAGGTCGTGGTACAGTTGTAACCGGTAAAATCGACAGAGGACAAGTGTGTGTTGGTAACGAAGTTGAAATCGTAGGTATTAAAAATACACAAAAAACAACCGTAACAGGTGTTGAGATGTTCCGTAAAGAGATGGATTGCGGACAAGCCGGAGATAACTGCGGTGTTCTTATCAGAGGTATCGGTAAAGACGATGTACAAAGAGGTATGGTTCTTTGTAAGCCGGGTTCAATTACACCACACACTAAATTTGAAGCGGAAGTATATGTACTTACTAAAGAGGAAGGTGGAAGACACACTCCATTCTTTAATAATTATAGACCGCAATTTTATGTACGTACAACAGACGTAACAGGTTCAATCGAACTTCAAGAAGGTACTGAAATGGTTATGCCAGGGGATAACGTTAAAGTAAACGTTGAACTTATTGCTCCTGTAGCACTTGAAGATGGTACTAGATTTGCTATCCGTGAAGGTGGTAGAACTGTTGGCGCAGGTGTTGTTACTAAGGTAATTGCATAA
- a CDS encoding translation initiation factor: MGKNLFEMGAKFEDEWNSDNKTKENTAPKEVKSPNKHRLHFAKEKRSGKVVTIVKPFFLDDDTTEALLKTLKKSLATGGTAKNDALEFQGEVSEKLKTALIKLGYGMK; the protein is encoded by the coding sequence ATGGGAAAGAACTTATTTGAAATGGGTGCAAAATTTGAGGATGAGTGGAATAGTGACAATAAAACCAAAGAAAACACTGCCCCAAAAGAGGTCAAATCACCAAATAAACACAGGCTTCACTTTGCTAAAGAAAAACGAAGCGGGAAAGTGGTTACTATCGTCAAACCATTTTTTCTCGATGATGACACAACTGAGGCACTTTTGAAAACTCTCAAAAAATCCCTAGCTACCGGCGGGACTGCCAAAAATGATGCGTTGGAGTTCCAAGGCGAAGTGAGCGAGAAGCTAAAAACTGCACTTATTAAACTTGGGTATGGAATGAAGTAG
- a CDS encoding transcriptional regulator: MTPDEKNTIKKKIEGDIKALEKQIAILQEKTKPIAPDCSLGRLTRLEAMGEQHVNNKILDESRTRLTGLQNALLRLEKPMFGICIECDEEINTERMKIRPESVRCVKCASRK, translated from the coding sequence ATGACGCCCGATGAAAAAAATACAATCAAAAAGAAAATTGAGGGGGATATCAAAGCTCTTGAAAAGCAAATAGCTATTTTGCAAGAGAAAACCAAACCGATAGCTCCTGATTGTTCGCTGGGAAGGCTAACCCGTCTTGAAGCGATGGGAGAACAGCATGTCAACAATAAAATACTCGACGAATCCCGCACAAGACTTACCGGACTGCAAAATGCATTGCTTCGTCTGGAAAAACCGATGTTTGGTATCTGCATAGAATGCGACGAAGAGATAAATACAGAACGCATGAAGATACGGCCCGAGAGTGTCAGATGCGTCAAATGCGCAAGCAGGAAATGA
- a CDS encoding phage repressor protein — MLVLGEIIEKLKDVISESKQNRKVFDKDVAIALNIPQATFATMKKRNSIPYQEILEFCAMKKISVNWLFFDQAVDMLKEETDRFFQVRYFSDIRASAGGGAEVFGEEYEVLNIDKTIADTIIGFGAAKKIEAIHVDGESMEPTLQDGSIVFVDRGQTDINKEGIFIASTTAGLFIKRIRQKADGRIELISDNKAYSPEVLASDEVQIVGKVVGNIESL, encoded by the coding sequence ATGTTGGTTTTAGGTGAAATTATAGAAAAACTTAAAGATGTCATCTCTGAAAGCAAGCAAAATAGAAAAGTTTTTGACAAGGATGTGGCAATAGCACTGAATATTCCGCAAGCGACATTCGCAACGATGAAAAAAAGAAACTCCATTCCCTATCAGGAAATATTGGAGTTTTGTGCCATGAAAAAAATCTCGGTCAATTGGCTTTTTTTTGATCAGGCGGTTGATATGCTTAAAGAAGAAACAGACAGATTTTTTCAGGTGCGTTATTTTTCAGATATTCGTGCCAGTGCAGGAGGAGGAGCGGAAGTTTTTGGAGAGGAGTATGAAGTACTCAATATAGACAAAACCATTGCAGATACTATAATTGGCTTTGGCGCAGCAAAAAAAATAGAAGCAATTCATGTCGATGGCGAATCGATGGAGCCAACTTTGCAAGACGGTTCTATCGTCTTTGTGGACAGAGGGCAAACCGATATCAATAAAGAGGGAATTTTTATCGCTTCTACCACCGCCGGACTTTTTATCAAGCGCATTCGTCAAAAAGCAGACGGCAGGATAGAGCTTATTTCTGACAACAAAGCCTACTCTCCTGAGGTGCTGGCTTCTGATGAGGTGCAAATCGTAGGAAAAGTAGTGGGGAATATAGAAAGTTTGTAA